A section of the Sphaerobacter thermophilus DSM 20745 genome encodes:
- a CDS encoding ribbon-helix-helix protein, CopG family: MLLDDERYEKVAREARRRGISIGAVIREAIDRLPTDSEARRAAIEAILAAEPMPVPDDPADLRRELDTARDTAERQSSVRPCSPSSCPVAIPC; the protein is encoded by the coding sequence GTGCTACTCGACGACGAACGCTATGAGAAGGTGGCGCGGGAAGCGCGGCGCCGCGGTATCTCGATTGGGGCCGTGATCCGCGAGGCGATCGATCGCTTGCCGACGGACAGCGAAGCCCGGCGCGCGGCGATTGAGGCGATCCTGGCGGCTGAGCCGATGCCGGTCCCCGACGATCCGGCGGACCTGCGCCGGGAGTTGGATACCGCGCGCGACACCGCTGAGCGACAATCATCGGTACGACCGTGTTCACCTAGTTCGTGCCCGGTGGCGATCCCGTGCTGA
- a CDS encoding thiamine pyrophosphate-dependent dehydrogenase E1 component subunit alpha: MTTSAPPPTIIGELGKQELLHAYRVMRTIREFEERLHIEFATGEIPGFVHLYAGEEAIAAGICANLRPDDWVGSTHRGHGHAIAKGCDVKAMMKEIYGKRDGLCKGKGGSMHIADFDQGMLGANGIVGGAPPLICGVGLMARIRGTDQVGVAFVGDGGSNQGTFLESLNLAAVWNLPVLFVVENNGYAESTSSRYHQKGIDVAKRADGFGLPGVIVDGHDFFAVYEAAREAVRRARSGGGPTLLECKVNRYYGHFEGDQQTYRAPNEVENIRQTRDCLMRFAQRVTSAGVIDQAELDEIDRDVRALIDDAVREAKAAPDPDVSELVTDVYVAY; this comes from the coding sequence ATGACGACCTCAGCACCCCCACCCACCATTATCGGTGAGCTGGGTAAGCAGGAGTTACTCCACGCCTATCGTGTCATGCGCACCATCCGCGAGTTCGAGGAGCGCCTGCACATCGAGTTTGCGACCGGCGAGATCCCTGGGTTCGTGCACCTCTACGCGGGTGAGGAGGCGATCGCCGCCGGGATCTGCGCCAACCTCCGCCCGGACGACTGGGTGGGCAGCACCCACCGTGGCCACGGCCACGCCATCGCCAAGGGCTGTGACGTCAAGGCGATGATGAAGGAGATCTACGGGAAGCGCGACGGGCTGTGCAAGGGCAAGGGCGGCTCGATGCATATCGCCGACTTTGACCAGGGCATGCTCGGCGCCAACGGCATCGTCGGCGGCGCGCCCCCGCTCATCTGCGGCGTGGGCCTGATGGCTCGGATCCGGGGTACCGACCAGGTCGGTGTCGCCTTTGTCGGCGACGGCGGATCAAACCAGGGCACCTTCCTGGAGAGCCTGAACCTGGCCGCCGTCTGGAACCTCCCGGTCCTCTTCGTCGTCGAGAACAACGGCTACGCCGAGTCCACGTCGAGCCGGTACCACCAGAAGGGTATCGATGTCGCCAAGCGCGCCGACGGCTTCGGCCTGCCCGGCGTGATCGTCGACGGCCACGATTTCTTCGCCGTCTATGAGGCGGCACGCGAGGCGGTCCGCCGCGCCCGCAGCGGCGGTGGTCCGACCCTGCTGGAGTGCAAGGTCAACCGCTACTACGGGCACTTCGAGGGCGACCAGCAGACCTACCGCGCGCCAAACGAGGTCGAGAACATCCGCCAGACGCGCGACTGCCTGATGCGCTTCGCCCAGCGCGTCACGTCCGCCGGGGTCATCGACCAGGCCGAGCTCGACGAGATCGACCGCGATGTCCGGGCGCTGATCGACGACGCGGTGCGTGAGGCCAAGGCCGCGCCCGACCCGGATGTGTCGGAACTCGTGACCGATGTCTACGTCGCCTACTAG
- a CDS encoding alpha-ketoacid dehydrogenase subunit beta has translation MARRLTFQQAINEALAQEMRRDPTVVLLGEDISGGAGSDGQQGDSWGGPLGVTKGLWTQFNDRVLDTPISESAFIGAAIGGAISGIRPVAELMFVDFMGVCFDQIFNQAAKFRYMFGGKAKTPVVIRTMYGAGIRAAAQHSQALYPIFTHIPGLKVVVPSNPYDAKGLLIQAIRDDDPVIFFEHKVLYTMEGDVPEESYTIPFGEAAYVREGDDVTIVALGRMVSMAQQAAETLAAEGIECEIVDPRTTSPLDTETIYESVEKTGRLVVVDEAYPRCGFASDVAALVAQDCFSALTAPIRMVTAPHAPVPFSPTLEDAFVPSPDRIAAAVREVVGKGAEVTA, from the coding sequence ATGGCTCGACGGCTCACCTTCCAGCAGGCGATCAACGAGGCGCTCGCTCAGGAGATGCGGCGTGACCCAACCGTCGTCCTCCTGGGCGAGGATATCTCCGGCGGCGCCGGGTCCGACGGCCAGCAAGGCGACTCCTGGGGCGGCCCGCTCGGCGTCACCAAGGGGCTCTGGACCCAGTTCAACGACCGCGTGCTCGACACCCCGATCAGCGAGTCGGCCTTCATCGGCGCCGCGATCGGCGGGGCCATCAGCGGCATCCGGCCGGTGGCGGAGTTGATGTTCGTCGACTTCATGGGTGTCTGCTTCGACCAGATCTTCAACCAGGCCGCCAAGTTTCGCTACATGTTCGGCGGCAAGGCCAAGACGCCGGTCGTGATCCGCACCATGTACGGCGCGGGTATCCGCGCGGCGGCCCAGCACTCCCAGGCCCTCTACCCGATCTTCACCCATATCCCGGGGCTGAAGGTCGTCGTCCCGTCCAACCCGTACGACGCCAAGGGCCTGCTGATCCAGGCGATCCGCGACGACGACCCGGTCATCTTCTTCGAGCACAAGGTGCTCTACACCATGGAGGGGGATGTCCCCGAGGAGTCCTACACCATCCCCTTCGGCGAAGCCGCCTATGTGCGCGAGGGGGACGACGTGACCATCGTCGCGCTCGGCCGGATGGTCAGCATGGCCCAGCAGGCCGCCGAGACGCTGGCAGCCGAGGGCATCGAGTGCGAAATCGTTGACCCGCGCACGACCTCGCCGCTCGACACCGAGACGATCTACGAGAGCGTCGAGAAGACCGGCCGGCTCGTCGTCGTCGATGAGGCCTACCCGCGCTGCGGCTTCGCCAGCGATGTCGCGGCACTGGTGGCCCAGGACTGCTTCTCGGCGCTGACGGCCCCGATCCGCATGGTCACCGCGCCGCACGCGCCGGTCCCCTTCAGCCCGACGCTCGAGGATGCATTCGTCCCGAGCCCGGATCGCATCGCCGCGGCGGTGCGCGAGGTCGTCGGCAAGGGGGCGGAGGTTACGGCATGA
- a CDS encoding acetoin dehydrogenase dihydrolipoyllysine-residue acetyltransferase subunit, with protein sequence MTTETQVIKLTMPKWGLSMTEGRLVSWLVDEGSTIRPGDEVAEVETEKINGVVEAPAGGILRRRVAEPGQVIPVGGMLGIIADEATPDEAIQELIAEFEATFVPPAEAGDTGPVPEQVTVGDRTIRYLRHGEDGPAVILIHGFGGDLNTWLFNQEALAGGRTVYALDLPGHGGSSKDVGDGSLDVLAGTVAGFMDALGIERAHLAGHSMGGATAMAVATAHPERVASLTLIASAGLGPEINGDFIEGFIAAGSRRQMTPVLTMLFADQSLVTRQFVEDTLRSKRIDGVDQALRTLADRLFPGGRQATVLAPALAGLDVPVLGIWGREDQILPVDHANALPSHARVEIIEGKGHSVQMEAASEVTRLIDRFLAEVDA encoded by the coding sequence ATGACCACGGAGACCCAGGTCATCAAGCTGACGATGCCCAAGTGGGGTCTATCGATGACCGAGGGGCGCCTCGTGAGCTGGCTGGTGGACGAGGGGAGCACCATCCGGCCGGGAGACGAGGTGGCCGAGGTCGAAACCGAGAAGATCAACGGTGTGGTCGAGGCGCCGGCTGGGGGCATCCTGCGCCGGCGCGTGGCTGAGCCCGGCCAGGTGATCCCGGTCGGTGGCATGCTCGGCATCATCGCCGACGAGGCGACCCCGGACGAAGCGATCCAGGAACTGATCGCCGAGTTCGAGGCCACCTTCGTCCCACCCGCCGAAGCGGGCGATACCGGGCCGGTGCCCGAGCAGGTGACCGTCGGCGACCGCACCATCCGCTACCTACGGCACGGTGAGGACGGCCCGGCCGTCATCCTGATCCACGGATTCGGTGGCGACCTGAACACCTGGCTCTTCAATCAGGAGGCGCTGGCCGGAGGCCGCACGGTCTACGCCCTCGACCTGCCGGGGCACGGCGGGTCGAGCAAGGACGTGGGTGACGGATCGCTCGACGTGCTGGCGGGCACCGTCGCCGGGTTCATGGACGCACTCGGGATCGAGCGCGCCCACCTGGCCGGCCACTCGATGGGTGGGGCGACGGCGATGGCTGTCGCCACGGCCCATCCGGAGCGCGTCGCCTCCCTGACCCTGATCGCCAGCGCCGGGCTCGGTCCCGAGATCAACGGGGACTTCATCGAGGGCTTCATCGCCGCCGGGTCGCGCCGGCAGATGACACCCGTGCTCACCATGCTCTTTGCGGACCAGTCGCTCGTCACCCGCCAGTTCGTGGAGGATACGCTGCGTTCAAAGCGGATCGACGGCGTGGACCAGGCCCTGCGAACGCTGGCCGACCGGCTCTTCCCCGGCGGGCGGCAGGCGACGGTACTGGCTCCGGCGCTGGCCGGCCTCGATGTCCCGGTGCTTGGCATCTGGGGTCGGGAGGACCAGATCCTCCCGGTCGACCACGCCAACGCACTGCCGTCCCACGCCCGGGTGGAGATCATCGAGGGTAAGGGCCACTCGGTCCAGATGGAGGCCGCGAGCGAGGTCACACGGCTGATTGACCGCTTCCTCGCTGAGGTGGATGCCTGA
- a CDS encoding ATP-NAD kinase family protein codes for MPVTVGVIANPASGRDIRRLVSGASVFDNAEKGRMIYRLLVGLGAAGVERVLLMPAGAGVGDSLERNLRAHQTDPTPPRLPELEVLDLPLQDGPEDSAAATEMMVAAGASAIVVLGGDGTHRIVAGHCGDTPLCALSTGTNNAFPQVREATIAGLATGFYATGQVPPDLALRQETLLTVRVDGANPREELALVDVALSTDPWIGSRALWRAETISQIIVAFAQPGAVGLSGTAALVDPLPRGTGEALYLRLTDPATAPLVIHAPLAPGLIAPVGVMEWRRIAPGEEVFLEGCLGCLALDGEREIELTPADRATVHLRRDGPRTIDIDAIMTHAAHHGLLRAVATRR; via the coding sequence ATGCCTGTGACTGTTGGCGTCATCGCGAACCCTGCCTCGGGCCGGGACATCCGGCGCCTCGTGAGCGGCGCGTCGGTCTTCGACAACGCCGAGAAGGGGCGCATGATCTACCGCCTCCTCGTCGGGCTAGGCGCGGCCGGGGTCGAGCGCGTACTGCTCATGCCGGCCGGGGCGGGTGTGGGCGACAGCCTGGAGCGCAACCTCCGCGCACACCAGACCGACCCCACGCCGCCCCGCCTCCCGGAACTCGAGGTTCTCGACCTGCCGCTGCAGGACGGTCCGGAGGACAGCGCCGCGGCGACCGAGATGATGGTCGCCGCGGGTGCCTCTGCTATCGTGGTCCTCGGGGGCGACGGCACCCACCGGATCGTCGCCGGGCACTGCGGCGACACACCCCTCTGTGCCCTCTCCACCGGCACCAACAACGCGTTCCCCCAGGTGCGGGAGGCGACCATCGCCGGTCTGGCAACCGGCTTCTATGCCACCGGCCAGGTGCCGCCCGATCTCGCTCTGCGGCAGGAGACACTGCTCACGGTGCGGGTCGACGGGGCGAATCCGCGTGAGGAGCTGGCGCTGGTGGACGTCGCACTCAGCACCGACCCCTGGATCGGCTCCCGCGCGCTCTGGCGGGCCGAGACGATCTCCCAGATCATCGTTGCCTTTGCCCAGCCCGGTGCGGTCGGGCTCTCGGGCACCGCTGCCCTGGTCGATCCGCTGCCGCGCGGGACAGGGGAAGCGCTCTATCTCCGCCTGACCGATCCGGCAACGGCACCGCTCGTGATCCACGCCCCGCTCGCGCCCGGCCTTATCGCCCCGGTCGGGGTCATGGAGTGGCGCCGGATCGCTCCCGGCGAAGAGGTGTTCCTGGAAGGCTGTCTCGGTTGCCTGGCCCTCGACGGCGAGCGGGAGATCGAGCTGACCCCCGCCGACCGCGCCACCGTCCACCTCCGTCGCGACGGCCCCCGCACCATCGACATCGACGCCATCATGACCCACGCTGCCCACCACGGACTCCTCCGCGCTGTGGCCACGCGGCGGTAG
- a CDS encoding ABC transporter permease, with amino-acid sequence MTVVERPRALADQIRPEPSFGKRVGHYVRRHPGGVLGSTLVLLIVLIAIFANQIAGQDPTALNPAERLAGPSAAHRFGTDNFGRDLFSRTVHGTRISLGVGFGVSLAALLGGIIFGLLAGYYRRLDAPLMRLMDAVMAFPGIILAIGIVAATGQSIANVILALGVVYIPRVARLVRSVVLSVREQAFIEAARAIGVRDWRLLGRHILPSSWSPIIVQGTFVFAEGVLGEATLSFLGVGPPPIYPSWGTILSEARPFIREAPWMMILPGIALTVTVLSLNLMGDGLRDLLDPRLRRRA; translated from the coding sequence ATGACGGTCGTCGAACGACCGCGAGCGCTCGCGGACCAGATCCGACCGGAACCGTCATTCGGCAAGCGCGTCGGCCACTACGTGCGGCGACACCCCGGCGGCGTGCTCGGCTCGACGCTGGTGCTGCTCATCGTGCTCATCGCCATCTTCGCCAACCAGATCGCGGGGCAGGACCCGACCGCGCTCAACCCGGCCGAGCGGCTGGCCGGGCCGAGCGCGGCCCATCGCTTCGGCACCGACAACTTCGGGCGCGACCTCTTCAGCCGGACGGTGCACGGCACCCGCATCTCGCTCGGCGTCGGCTTCGGCGTGAGCCTCGCCGCGCTGCTCGGAGGGATCATCTTCGGCTTGCTGGCAGGGTACTACCGCCGCCTGGACGCGCCGCTGATGCGCCTGATGGACGCAGTCATGGCCTTCCCGGGCATCATCCTGGCGATCGGGATCGTCGCCGCGACCGGCCAGAGCATCGCCAACGTGATCCTCGCGCTGGGGGTCGTCTACATCCCACGGGTCGCCCGGCTGGTGCGCAGCGTGGTGCTGAGCGTCCGCGAGCAGGCCTTCATCGAGGCGGCCCGCGCCATCGGGGTGCGTGACTGGCGCCTGCTGGGCCGGCACATCCTGCCCAGCTCCTGGTCCCCGATCATCGTGCAGGGCACCTTCGTCTTCGCCGAGGGTGTGCTGGGCGAGGCCACGCTGAGCTTCCTCGGCGTCGGACCGCCACCGATCTACCCGAGCTGGGGCACGATCCTAAGCGAGGCGCGACCGTTCATCCGCGAGGCACCCTGGATGATGATCCTGCCCGGCATCGCCCTGACCGTGACCGTGCTCAGCCTCAACCTCATGGGCGACGGCCTCCGCGACCTGCTCGACCCCCGCCTCCGCCGCCGGGCGTGA
- a CDS encoding ABC transporter permease, translating into MTRYIIRRLLLAIPVMLLVAVTTFLLLHMTPGDPVSVLLGPDATVEQIEEMREALGLNDPVHIQLLNWFRDLARGDLGESIFLGKPVTEAIAERAQPTLLLTLLASLVAICVGLPFGVISAVRRGSTIDVGAMLAAMVGISMPTFWLGLNLIFIFGVKLRWLPVQGYQPLSEGLWTSLRYLIMPALTLGAAQGALLARMTRSMMLEVLHEDYVRTARAKGVSERRVILHHALRNAFIPLVTVIGLTFAVLISGAVVTEQVFGIPGAGQLLIRAVNRRDFPLIQGIVLIVALLYVIINLIVDLIYVFLDPRIHYS; encoded by the coding sequence ATGACGCGCTACATCATCCGGCGCCTGTTGCTCGCGATCCCGGTCATGCTACTGGTAGCGGTGACGACCTTCCTGCTGCTGCACATGACCCCAGGTGACCCGGTCTCCGTGCTCCTCGGCCCGGACGCCACGGTCGAGCAGATCGAGGAGATGCGGGAGGCGCTGGGGCTCAACGACCCGGTGCATATCCAGTTGCTGAACTGGTTCCGGGATCTGGCGCGCGGTGATCTGGGCGAGAGCATCTTCCTCGGCAAGCCGGTCACGGAGGCGATCGCCGAGCGTGCGCAGCCGACACTGCTGTTGACGCTCCTCGCGTCGCTCGTGGCGATTTGCGTCGGGCTCCCGTTCGGCGTGATCTCGGCAGTCCGGCGCGGCTCGACGATCGACGTCGGGGCGATGCTCGCGGCCATGGTCGGCATCTCGATGCCGACCTTCTGGCTCGGGCTCAATCTGATCTTCATCTTCGGCGTCAAGCTGCGCTGGCTGCCGGTCCAGGGCTATCAGCCCCTCTCAGAGGGTCTCTGGACGAGCCTGCGCTACCTGATCATGCCGGCGCTGACGCTCGGCGCGGCCCAGGGCGCACTGCTTGCCCGGATGACCCGCTCCATGATGCTCGAGGTGCTGCACGAGGACTATGTACGGACGGCGCGGGCCAAGGGAGTGAGCGAGCGCCGGGTCATCCTGCACCATGCACTCCGCAACGCCTTCATCCCGCTGGTGACGGTGATCGGCCTCACCTTCGCCGTCCTGATCAGCGGGGCGGTGGTGACCGAGCAGGTGTTCGGCATCCCGGGCGCCGGGCAGTTGCTGATCCGGGCCGTCAACCGGCGGGACTTCCCCCTGATCCAGGGGATCGTCCTGATCGTTGCCCTTCTCTACGTCATCATCAACCTGATCGTGGACCTGATCTATGTCTTCCTGGACCCGCGCATCCACTACAGCTAG
- a CDS encoding ABC transporter substrate-binding protein has protein sequence MTPQYDPEREKLRQMLHRTVDRRMLMRGTAAALGAGALARFLAACGGGEEEPGGGGDSTGGGAAQTPATTESPAAGEGKPGGTLRVAIIGEPPAFDPTFTTATITQNTTAHVFETLWAQDNEFSPQPLLLESADIQEEGKVFVLNLRQGVKFHNGEEMKADDVIASLERYAKLSGRGRTLFERVEGLDKVDDYTVRLAFNAPTGIAPVFLQMPDAIIIPKSIADAAPDSEMGEFIGTGPYMVKERLPDRYISLVRFEDYAKRDEPPNYFAGGKTAYFDEIRFIPVSEQAVRSDGLITDEFDFAEDLSKDNFEALEAEPSVELQITLPYYFYGAHFNKSEESMMSNRDLRMALLTAIDMEPVARAGFGDERFWRLGPEISAPESAWYTDAGKQYYDLKDPDKAREMLQAAGYDGTPIRWIATKEYSYNYNMGLVLKDQMEKAGAVIDFQVMDWATLVSQRSQKDAWDIFITGHPSYNHPILQVFLPETWPGWWVNSRKDELMTLIIEETDPAKQLEYIAELQELWWSEACMIKVCEGATLRGYRSRLKGYNNPTDWHFFNAWFEE, from the coding sequence ATGACCCCCCAGTATGATCCCGAACGTGAGAAACTCCGCCAGATGCTGCACCGGACCGTCGACCGGCGCATGCTGATGCGTGGCACTGCCGCCGCACTCGGCGCCGGAGCGCTCGCCCGCTTCCTGGCCGCCTGTGGTGGCGGCGAGGAGGAACCGGGGGGTGGCGGCGATAGCACCGGCGGCGGCGCCGCGCAGACGCCCGCCACGACCGAGTCACCGGCCGCAGGCGAAGGGAAACCGGGCGGAACGCTCCGGGTCGCGATCATCGGCGAGCCACCCGCGTTCGACCCAACCTTCACCACCGCAACCATCACGCAGAACACAACAGCCCACGTCTTTGAGACCCTCTGGGCTCAAGACAACGAGTTCTCTCCTCAGCCGTTGTTGCTGGAGAGCGCCGACATCCAGGAGGAGGGCAAGGTCTTCGTCCTCAACCTCCGCCAGGGGGTGAAGTTCCATAACGGCGAGGAGATGAAGGCCGACGACGTCATCGCCTCGCTGGAGCGCTACGCCAAGCTGTCAGGCCGCGGCAGGACGTTGTTCGAGCGTGTCGAGGGGCTGGACAAAGTCGACGACTACACCGTCCGCCTGGCCTTCAACGCACCGACTGGCATCGCGCCCGTGTTCCTCCAGATGCCCGACGCGATCATCATCCCCAAGTCGATCGCCGATGCCGCGCCGGATAGCGAGATGGGCGAGTTCATCGGGACCGGGCCGTACATGGTGAAGGAGCGCCTGCCGGACCGCTACATCAGTCTGGTGCGCTTCGAGGATTACGCCAAGCGGGACGAGCCGCCGAACTACTTTGCGGGCGGCAAGACGGCCTACTTCGACGAGATCCGCTTCATCCCGGTGTCGGAGCAGGCGGTGCGTTCCGACGGCCTGATCACCGACGAGTTCGACTTCGCCGAGGACCTCAGCAAGGACAACTTCGAAGCTCTCGAGGCCGAGCCGTCGGTCGAGCTGCAGATCACGCTGCCCTACTACTTCTACGGCGCGCACTTCAACAAGTCCGAAGAGAGCATGATGTCCAACCGCGACCTGCGGATGGCGCTGCTGACGGCGATCGACATGGAGCCGGTGGCGCGCGCCGGGTTTGGGGACGAGCGGTTCTGGCGGCTGGGGCCGGAGATCAGCGCGCCCGAGTCGGCCTGGTACACCGACGCCGGCAAGCAGTACTACGACCTGAAGGATCCCGACAAGGCCCGGGAGATGCTCCAGGCCGCCGGCTACGACGGCACGCCGATCCGCTGGATCGCCACCAAGGAGTACTCCTACAACTACAACATGGGACTTGTCCTGAAGGACCAGATGGAGAAGGCCGGGGCGGTCATCGACTTCCAGGTGATGGACTGGGCCACCCTGGTCAGCCAGCGCAGCCAGAAGGACGCCTGGGACATCTTCATCACGGGCCACCCGAGCTACAACCACCCGATCCTCCAGGTCTTCCTGCCGGAAACCTGGCCGGGCTGGTGGGTGAACTCCCGTAAGGACGAGTTGATGACCTTGATCATCGAGGAGACCGACCCCGCCAAGCAGTTGGAGTACATCGCCGAGCTCCAGGAGCTGTGGTGGTCGGAAGCGTGCATGATCAAGGTCTGCGAGGGCGCCACGCTGCGCGGCTATCGCTCGCGCCTGAAGGGCTACAACAACCCGACCGACTGGCACTTCTTCAACGCGTGGTTCGAGGAATAG
- the proC gene encoding pyrroline-5-carboxylate reductase: MEGTVQDILRDARIAFIGCGVMAEAIMAVLLRGELVHPRQITGGEPIPSRREELAARYGVRIVSDNREAAAEADLVMLSIKPQTLDVVMQELAGTLRPEQVVVSIIPGATIAHLSQGLGHAAVVRSMPNTPAQIGSGVTAWYPAPAVDERIQALVEAVLSAMGLSVRVDSEDQIDMATALSGTGPAYVFQMMEALIDAGVHLGLHRRIAEQLVYQTMLGSVLFARESGKHPAELRNMVTTPGGTTAAAHYQMEKGGLRTVIAQAVWAAYKRAEALGAGRKNGGPELL; the protein is encoded by the coding sequence ATGGAGGGTACGGTGCAGGACATCCTGCGCGACGCACGGATCGCATTCATCGGCTGCGGTGTGATGGCGGAGGCCATCATGGCGGTCTTGCTGCGCGGGGAGCTGGTCCACCCGCGGCAGATCACCGGCGGCGAGCCGATCCCATCCCGCCGCGAGGAACTCGCCGCGCGCTACGGGGTTCGCATCGTCAGCGACAACCGGGAAGCGGCCGCCGAGGCCGACCTTGTCATGCTCAGTATCAAGCCGCAGACGCTCGACGTGGTCATGCAGGAGCTCGCCGGTACGCTGCGGCCGGAACAGGTCGTGGTTTCGATCATCCCCGGCGCCACGATCGCCCACCTCAGCCAAGGGCTTGGGCACGCCGCAGTCGTGCGCTCGATGCCGAACACCCCGGCGCAGATCGGCAGCGGGGTCACCGCCTGGTACCCGGCACCGGCCGTCGATGAGCGGATTCAGGCGCTGGTCGAGGCTGTGCTCAGCGCCATGGGCCTGTCGGTGCGCGTCGACTCTGAGGACCAGATCGACATGGCGACGGCGCTGAGCGGCACCGGGCCAGCCTACGTCTTTCAAATGATGGAAGCACTGATCGATGCCGGGGTCCACCTCGGGCTGCACCGGCGCATCGCGGAGCAACTCGTCTACCAGACGATGCTCGGCTCGGTGCTCTTCGCTCGCGAGTCGGGCAAGCACCCGGCCGAACTCCGCAACATGGTGACGACGCCGGGCGGCACGACCGCGGCCGCGCACTACCAGATGGAGAAGGGCGGGTTGCGCACCGTCATCGCCCAGGCTGTCTGGGCGGCCTACAAGCGCGCAGAAGCCCTCGGCGCCGGTCGCAAGAACGGCGGCCCGGAGTTGCTGTAG
- a CDS encoding NAD(P)/FAD-dependent oxidoreductase yields MSRRPVYVLLGAGVAGHFAADALRQAGFDGQVLLIGAEPVRPYDRPALSKGILQGTKEPQAIVFQPEEFYREREIDLLLGRAAVAFDPAARRVVLDSGESVSYDRLLITTGANPIRPRLPGIDLPGVHVLRSLADAEALRAGLLQAERVLVIGAGFIGSEVAASARALGREVILLDLLPAPMSRVLGPELAAVYADLHRAHGVDLRMGRGVAQLRGRDRVEEAVLDDGTRLDCDLVVLGVGVRPAVDLATAAGLAVDDGILVDEHCATSAPGVYAAGDVATWWHPALGRRIRVEHFDNAGEQGAAAGRAMAGQPEPYAPVPSFWTDQYDTTLQYYGYPVPWDQVVLRGDAAAFSVTAFYLAEGRIVAAAMLNRPKEHRSARRLVAAGAAVDPAVLANPDTDLRALSRQFAAG; encoded by the coding sequence ATGTCACGCCGGCCTGTGTACGTCCTCCTCGGGGCCGGGGTTGCCGGCCACTTCGCCGCCGACGCACTGCGCCAGGCCGGCTTCGACGGGCAGGTGCTCTTGATCGGCGCCGAGCCGGTGCGGCCCTACGACCGCCCAGCGCTCTCCAAGGGCATCCTCCAGGGTACGAAGGAACCCCAGGCGATCGTCTTCCAGCCGGAGGAGTTCTACCGCGAGCGGGAGATCGACCTCCTGCTGGGTCGCGCGGCCGTGGCGTTCGACCCGGCCGCGCGCAGGGTCGTGCTCGACTCCGGCGAATCGGTGTCGTATGACCGGCTGCTGATCACAACCGGAGCCAACCCGATCCGCCCCCGACTGCCGGGGATCGACCTGCCGGGGGTGCATGTGCTGCGCTCGCTGGCCGACGCCGAGGCCCTCCGGGCCGGCCTGCTACAGGCCGAGCGGGTTCTGGTGATCGGCGCCGGGTTCATCGGGAGCGAGGTCGCCGCCAGCGCCCGCGCACTCGGCCGAGAGGTGATACTGCTCGATCTGCTGCCTGCACCGATGAGCCGCGTCCTCGGGCCCGAGCTGGCGGCAGTGTATGCCGACCTGCACCGTGCCCATGGAGTGGATCTGCGGATGGGCCGGGGCGTGGCTCAACTGCGCGGCCGGGATCGGGTCGAGGAGGCGGTGCTCGACGACGGCACACGGCTCGACTGCGACCTGGTCGTGCTCGGCGTGGGGGTGCGGCCGGCGGTCGATCTGGCCACTGCGGCCGGGCTGGCGGTCGACGACGGCATCCTGGTCGACGAGCACTGCGCTACCAGCGCGCCCGGGGTGTACGCCGCGGGCGACGTGGCCACCTGGTGGCATCCGGCACTGGGTCGTCGGATCCGGGTGGAACACTTCGACAACGCCGGGGAGCAGGGCGCGGCGGCAGGCCGGGCCATGGCCGGGCAACCCGAGCCCTACGCGCCGGTACCTTCCTTCTGGACCGATCAGTACGACACGACGCTCCAATACTACGGCTACCCCGTCCCCTGGGATCAGGTGGTGCTGCGGGGTGACGCCGCGGCCTTCAGCGTGACGGCCTTCTATCTCGCCGAGGGGCGCATCGTGGCGGCCGCGATGCTCAACCGGCCGAAGGAGCACCGTTCTGCCCGCCGCCTCGTCGCGGCCGGCGCCGCCGTCGACCCGGCCGTGCTGGCCAACCCCGACACCGACCTCCGGGCCCTGTCGCGGCAGTTCGCGGCGGGGTAG
- a CDS encoding non-heme iron oxygenase ferredoxin subunit: MAGPTDDYVRVMPAAEVAEEEIYEFEVDGELRILTRVGDEIFACDGICTHEYAEMSEGEIEDHVIYCPLHGSGFDLRTGAVTSLPAVTPLPVYDVKIVDGEVYVSRAPRGGGEA; encoded by the coding sequence ATGGCAGGACCGACGGACGACTACGTACGCGTGATGCCCGCGGCAGAGGTCGCGGAGGAAGAGATCTACGAGTTCGAGGTGGACGGGGAGCTGCGCATCCTGACGCGGGTGGGCGATGAGATCTTCGCCTGCGACGGCATCTGCACGCATGAGTACGCGGAGATGTCCGAGGGCGAGATAGAGGACCACGTGATCTACTGCCCGCTTCACGGCTCCGGGTTCGACCTCCGGACCGGCGCCGTCACGAGCCTGCCCGCGGTGACGCCGCTGCCGGTCTATGATGTGAAGATCGTGGACGGGGAGGTTTACGTCTCCCGCGCGCCGCGGGGAGGGGGAGAGGCCTAG